Proteins from one Deinococcus actinosclerus genomic window:
- a CDS encoding MFS transporter, which translates to MARVTALTRAASAYPTGFWVLWWGTLLNRLGEFVVPLLGFYLTAHAHLGVTQVSVILAMLGLGRFVSEGLSGPLTDRRGPAFTMILALSGGAVMILALSFAQGFWWTAAGVLGFSLLSALYKPAASTAVADLTQGPQRTRAYNLLYWAINVGAATAPVLGGWLAGRSLRLLFWLDAATMAAYALLLTLLYPRAARPAQHAAARARQLLPRDTLLWQFCLASLLFGLTYQSYKLLAVVFAQQGFSAAQYGQVLAVNGALVVLLGLPLGHLIARSGHPRWQALGAALLGVGFLGHALAHTLWAHMLAVAVWTVGEIIAYGISKTIISELGPPEQRGTYIGLVGSMAGLATLLAPLLGGALLQRLGAGGMWVVIAGLAAGAALLLLALEGRVQGRLTRRRSSAPA; encoded by the coding sequence ATGGCGCGCGTGACTGCCCTGACCCGCGCCGCCTCCGCCTACCCGACCGGGTTCTGGGTGCTGTGGTGGGGCACCCTGCTCAACCGCCTGGGCGAGTTCGTGGTGCCGCTGCTGGGCTTCTACCTGACCGCGCACGCGCACCTGGGCGTCACGCAGGTCAGCGTGATCCTGGCGATGCTGGGCCTGGGCCGCTTCGTGTCCGAGGGCCTCAGCGGGCCGCTGACCGACCGGCGCGGCCCGGCCTTCACCATGATCCTGGCCCTGAGCGGGGGCGCGGTCATGATCCTGGCGCTGTCCTTCGCGCAGGGCTTCTGGTGGACGGCGGCAGGCGTGCTGGGGTTCTCGCTGCTGTCGGCGCTGTACAAACCCGCCGCGAGCACCGCCGTGGCGGACCTCACGCAGGGCCCGCAGCGCACCCGCGCGTACAACCTGCTGTACTGGGCGATCAACGTCGGGGCCGCCACTGCCCCCGTCCTGGGCGGCTGGCTGGCCGGGCGTTCCCTGCGGCTGCTGTTCTGGCTGGACGCCGCGACCATGGCCGCGTACGCGCTGCTGCTGACGCTGCTGTACCCCCGCGCGGCCCGCCCCGCACAGCACGCGGCGGCCCGCGCCCGCCAGCTCCTGCCGAGAGACACGCTGCTGTGGCAGTTCTGCCTCGCGTCGCTGCTGTTCGGCCTGACCTACCAGAGCTACAAGCTGCTGGCCGTCGTGTTCGCGCAGCAGGGCTTCAGCGCCGCGCAGTACGGGCAGGTGCTCGCGGTGAACGGCGCGCTGGTCGTGCTGCTGGGCCTGCCGCTGGGCCACCTGATCGCCCGCAGTGGCCACCCGCGCTGGCAGGCCCTGGGCGCGGCGCTGCTCGGCGTGGGCTTCCTGGGCCACGCCCTGGCCCACACCCTGTGGGCGCACATGCTGGCCGTGGCGGTCTGGACGGTGGGGGAGATCATCGCCTACGGCATCAGCAAGACCATCATCAGCGAACTGGGCCCCCCCGAGCAGCGCGGCACCTACATCGGCCTGGTGGGCAGCATGGCGGGGCTCGCCACCCTGCTCGCCCCGCTGCTGGGCGGCGCGCTCCTCCAGCGGCTGGGCGCGGGCGGGATGTGGGTCGTGATCGCCGGACTGGCCGCCGGGGCGGCGCTGCTCCTGCTGGCCCTGGAAGGCCGCGTGCAGGGCCGCCTGACGCGGCGGCGGTCCTCGGCCCCGGCGTGA
- a CDS encoding cation acetate symporter, with translation MTFLLAAIIVAVTLAVTFWASKRNTSAGDFYVAGGRISATQNGIAIAGDYMSAASFLGITGLIALNGYDGFMYSVGWFIAYLTVLFIVAEPLRNLGKYTLADMLVYRLKDPRVRTYAAVSTIVISTFYMIAQVVGAGSLISLLSKGAISADLAIPLVGVLMIIYVVVGGMLATTWVQIIKAMLLMFATIVMTVLILNRFGWSFSNLLGQVEAKNGAPFLGAGVKYTNPVDLISLCLALVLGTAGLPHILVRFFTVPTAQDARKSVVWAMALIGAFYVMTAFMGNAANVLLGKDAIEAANKAGNMAAPLLAQALFGGAGTAGGEFGLAFVTAVAFATILAVVAGLTISASTSFTHDIYNGVLKGGQASEKDQFRVARLATVAVGIAAILLGLAAKTQNVAFLVALAFALAASANLPVILFTLFWRRFNATGAMWGIVGGILFTLLLIAISPNIMKIDPDTLTTGRHLIQANAIFPLENPGIISIPAGFLFAYLGTLIGARRHTPEDDRTFEDMQFRAYTGAGVDGSVAAHD, from the coding sequence GTGACCTTCCTGCTCGCCGCGATCATCGTGGCCGTCACGCTGGCCGTCACCTTCTGGGCCAGCAAGCGCAACACCAGCGCCGGGGACTTCTACGTCGCGGGCGGCCGCATCAGCGCCACCCAGAACGGCATCGCCATCGCCGGCGATTACATGAGCGCCGCCAGCTTCCTGGGCATCACCGGACTGATCGCCCTGAACGGCTACGACGGCTTCATGTACTCGGTCGGGTGGTTTATCGCGTACCTGACCGTGCTGTTCATCGTGGCTGAACCGCTGCGCAACCTCGGCAAGTACACCCTGGCCGACATGCTCGTGTACCGCCTGAAAGACCCGCGCGTGCGCACCTACGCCGCCGTGAGCACCATCGTGATCAGCACCTTCTACATGATCGCGCAGGTCGTCGGCGCCGGCTCCCTGATCAGCCTGCTCTCCAAGGGGGCGATCAGCGCCGATCTCGCCATCCCGCTCGTGGGCGTGCTGATGATCATCTACGTGGTGGTGGGCGGCATGCTCGCCACCACCTGGGTGCAGATCATCAAGGCCATGCTGCTGATGTTCGCCACCATCGTCATGACCGTCCTGATCCTCAACCGCTTCGGCTGGAGCTTCTCCAACCTGCTTGGCCAGGTGGAAGCGAAGAACGGCGCCCCCTTCCTCGGTGCAGGTGTGAAATACACCAACCCGGTCGACCTGATCAGCCTGTGCCTCGCGCTGGTCCTCGGGACCGCCGGACTGCCGCACATCCTCGTGCGCTTCTTCACCGTCCCCACCGCGCAGGACGCCCGCAAGAGCGTCGTGTGGGCCATGGCGCTGATCGGCGCGTTCTACGTCATGACCGCCTTCATGGGCAACGCCGCCAACGTGCTGCTCGGCAAGGACGCCATCGAGGCCGCCAACAAGGCCGGCAACATGGCCGCGCCGCTGCTGGCCCAGGCCCTGTTCGGCGGGGCAGGCACCGCCGGCGGTGAATTCGGGCTGGCCTTCGTGACCGCCGTCGCCTTCGCCACGATCCTCGCCGTCGTCGCGGGCCTGACCATCAGCGCGTCCACCAGCTTCACGCACGACATCTACAACGGCGTCCTCAAGGGCGGCCAGGCCAGTGAGAAGGACCAGTTCCGCGTCGCCCGCCTCGCCACCGTCGCCGTCGGCATCGCCGCGATCCTGCTGGGCCTCGCCGCCAAGACCCAGAACGTCGCCTTCCTGGTCGCGCTGGCCTTCGCCCTGGCCGCCAGCGCCAACCTGCCGGTCATCCTGTTCACGCTGTTCTGGCGCCGCTTCAACGCCACCGGCGCCATGTGGGGCATCGTGGGCGGCATCCTGTTCACCCTGCTGCTGATCGCCATCAGCCCCAACATCATGAAGATCGACCCGGATACCCTGACCACCGGCCGCCACCTGATCCAGGCCAACGCGATCTTCCCGCTGGAGAACCCCGGCATCATCAGCATCCCCGCCGGATTCCTGTTCGCGTACCTGGGCACCCTGATCGGCGCCCGCCGCCACACCCCCGAAGACGACCGCACCTTCGAGGACATGCAGTTCCGCGCCTACACCGGCGCCGGCGTGGACGGCAGCGTCGCCGCACACGACTGA
- a CDS encoding DUF485 domain-containing protein: protein MTVSSAPPAARNAAYQQLVAQRNAFTLTMTLTFLVLYFLLPVLAGYNKPLMATKVFGNVTFGYVLAFAEFIMGWVMAYIYVVKARTFDRLAQEARA, encoded by the coding sequence ATGACGGTATCCAGCGCCCCACCCGCCGCGCGTAACGCCGCGTACCAGCAACTGGTCGCGCAGCGCAACGCCTTCACGCTCACCATGACCCTGACGTTCCTGGTGCTGTATTTCCTGCTGCCCGTCCTGGCCGGCTACAACAAGCCCCTGATGGCTACCAAGGTCTTCGGGAACGTCACCTTCGGGTACGTCCTGGCCTTCGCCGAGTTCATCATGGGCTGGGTCATGGCCTACATCTACGTCGTCAAGGCGCGGACCTTCGACCGGCTGGCGCAGGAGGCCCGCGCGTGA
- the moaA gene encoding GTP 3',8-cyclase MoaA yields the protein MLDLLGRPLRDLRISVTDRCNLRCTYCMPADVFGPDYAFLPRAELLSFEEIERLARAFVALGVRKLRVTGGEPTLRRDLPTLIAALAAIPDVEDVAMTTNGLLLPRVAADLKAAGLRRVTVSIDSLDPEVFGRMNGLGTHPQKVMDGIEAALTAGLGVKVNTVVQRGVNDAGLRELWLALRELAPVRFIEFMDVGNHNGWNLDSVVPSREVLARLGGGAGAAHFQPLRADYRGEVASRYADPEGREVGLISSVTAPFCGDCSRARISAVGVLYTCLFASGGTDLRAALRGGASDAALRELIAGVWAGREDRYSEERGEATAALRPKVEMSHIGG from the coding sequence ATGCTCGACCTGCTGGGAAGGCCCCTGCGCGACCTGCGCATCAGCGTGACGGACCGCTGCAACCTGCGCTGCACGTACTGCATGCCGGCGGACGTGTTCGGGCCGGACTACGCCTTCCTGCCGCGCGCCGAACTGCTGAGTTTCGAGGAGATCGAGCGGCTGGCGCGCGCGTTCGTGGCGCTGGGCGTGCGCAAGCTGCGCGTCACGGGCGGCGAGCCGACCCTGCGGCGCGACCTGCCCACCCTGATCGCGGCCCTGGCGGCCATTCCGGACGTGGAGGACGTGGCGATGACCACGAACGGCCTGCTGCTGCCGCGCGTGGCGGCGGACCTGAAGGCGGCGGGCCTGCGGCGGGTGACGGTCAGCATCGACAGCCTCGACCCGGAGGTGTTCGGGCGCATGAACGGGCTGGGCACGCATCCGCAGAAGGTCATGGACGGGATCGAGGCGGCCCTGACGGCCGGGCTGGGCGTGAAGGTGAACACGGTGGTGCAGCGCGGCGTGAACGACGCGGGCCTGCGCGAGCTGTGGCTGGCGCTGCGCGAGCTGGCCCCAGTGCGGTTCATCGAGTTCATGGACGTGGGGAACCACAACGGCTGGAACCTGGACAGCGTGGTGCCCAGCCGCGAGGTCCTGGCCCGGCTGGGGGGCGGGGCGGGGGCCGCGCATTTCCAGCCGCTGCGCGCGGACTACCGGGGCGAGGTGGCCTCGCGGTACGCCGATCCCGAGGGCCGCGAGGTGGGGCTGATCAGTTCGGTGACCGCGCCGTTCTGCGGCGACTGCTCGCGGGCGCGGATCTCGGCGGTGGGGGTGCTGTACACCTGTCTGTTCGCGTCGGGCGGCACGGATCTGCGCGCGGCGCTGCGGGGCGGGGCCTCGGACGCGGCGCTGCGGGAGCTGATCGCGGGCGTGTGGGCGGGCCGCGAAGACCGCTACAGCGAGGAGCGCGGCGAGGCCACGGCAGCCCTGCGCCCGAAGGTGGAGATGTCGCATATCGGCGGCTGA
- a CDS encoding GntR family transcriptional regulator, with protein MAKYPLIKTTLKDRLLGGHYAEGLPLPSEPQLAREFEVSRMTARRAIDELEREGYVYRVQGAGTFPTGKRFRQGMFRVRPFKEWARHPDHRTTVLRAMQIEATPEIAIVLQIQPGDPVIFVHRLRTAGDEALVIEKRYINGNLVPNLLDHNLGAESIHEIMIGLGVPLQRVEQNLEAVNLRQEEADLLRVPLGTAAFLLRRTTYSGQKRASYVNYWVRGDRYAFQDTFEP; from the coding sequence ATGGCGAAGTACCCGCTCATCAAGACGACCCTGAAAGACCGCCTGCTCGGCGGCCATTACGCCGAGGGGCTCCCCCTGCCCAGCGAACCGCAGCTCGCCCGCGAATTCGAAGTCTCCCGCATGACCGCCCGCCGCGCCATCGACGAACTGGAACGCGAAGGCTACGTCTACCGCGTCCAGGGGGCCGGTACCTTCCCCACCGGCAAACGCTTCCGGCAGGGCATGTTCCGCGTGCGCCCCTTCAAGGAATGGGCCCGCCACCCGGATCACCGCACCACGGTCCTGCGCGCCATGCAGATCGAGGCCACCCCGGAAATCGCCATCGTGTTGCAGATCCAGCCCGGCGACCCCGTGATCTTCGTGCACCGCCTGCGCACCGCCGGGGACGAGGCGCTGGTCATCGAGAAGCGCTACATCAACGGCAACCTCGTGCCGAACCTGCTGGATCACAACCTGGGCGCCGAGAGCATCCACGAGATCATGATCGGCCTGGGCGTGCCCCTCCAGCGCGTCGAGCAGAACCTTGAGGCCGTCAACCTCCGCCAGGAGGAGGCCGACCTGCTGCGCGTGCCCCTGGGCACCGCCGCGTTCCTGCTGCGCCGCACCACCTACAGCGGCCAGAAACGCGCCAGCTACGTGAACTACTGGGTGCGCGGCGACCGCTACGCCTTCCAGGACACCTTCGAACCCTGA
- the rplT gene encoding 50S ribosomal protein L20, with amino-acid sequence MPRAKTGIVRRRRHKKVLKRAKGFWGSRSKQYRNAFQTLLNAATYEYRDRRNKKRDFRRLWIQRINAGARLHGMNYSTFIGGLKKANIDLNRKVLADIAAREPEAFKALVDAAKNAK; translated from the coding sequence ATGCCTCGCGCCAAAACCGGTATCGTCCGCCGTCGCCGTCACAAGAAGGTCCTGAAGCGCGCCAAGGGCTTCTGGGGCTCCCGCAGCAAGCAGTACCGCAACGCGTTCCAGACCCTGCTGAACGCCGCGACCTACGAGTACCGCGACCGCCGCAACAAGAAGCGTGACTTCCGTCGCCTGTGGATCCAGCGTATCAACGCCGGCGCCCGCCTGCACGGCATGAACTACAGCACCTTCATCGGTGGCCTGAAGAAGGCGAACATCGACCTGAACCGCAAGGTCCTGGCCGACATCGCCGCGCGCGAACCCGAGGCCTTCAAGGCCCTCGTGGACGCCGCCAAGAACGCCAAGTAA
- the rpmI gene encoding 50S ribosomal protein L35, producing the protein MPKMKTLKAASRRVKITGTGKVMAFKSGKRHQNTGKSGNEIRGKGKGFVLAKSEWARMKLMLPKGK; encoded by the coding sequence ATGCCCAAGATGAAGACACTGAAAGCGGCCAGCCGCCGGGTGAAGATCACCGGGACCGGCAAGGTCATGGCGTTCAAGAGTGGCAAGCGCCACCAGAACACCGGCAAGAGCGGCAACGAGATCCGCGGCAAGGGCAAGGGCTTCGTCCTCGCCAAGAGTGAATGGGCCCGCATGAAACTCATGCTGCCGAAGGGGAAGTGA
- a CDS encoding GNAT family N-acetyltransferase produces the protein MEGVCLRPTNPRVPLFPQLREDVPAEALTAFLRELRAAAPRLILVSTQAPLRREDAQAAGWALQETNVVYETADLRARPYPADPHVQPVTVNDPGVAAALAALGREDWTPGEDWTLYALTHAGEVVALAALGASGRPDTAGIHLIGVLPHRRGQGFGGRLHAHLLHLAAQTFGTHVGGTEAGNHAMRRLFDRHGARLVSTQLDFSAAPIPASPAP, from the coding sequence GTGGAGGGCGTCTGCCTGCGTCCCACCAACCCGCGGGTTCCCCTGTTCCCGCAGCTGCGCGAGGACGTGCCTGCCGAGGCGCTGACCGCCTTCCTGCGTGAACTGCGCGCGGCAGCCCCGCGCCTGATCCTCGTCTCCACCCAGGCGCCGCTTCGCCGCGAAGACGCCCAGGCCGCCGGGTGGGCCCTACAGGAGACGAACGTCGTGTACGAGACGGCGGACCTCCGCGCCCGGCCGTACCCGGCCGACCCCCACGTTCAGCCCGTGACCGTGAATGACCCCGGCGTGGCGGCGGCCCTGGCCGCCCTGGGCCGCGAGGACTGGACGCCGGGCGAGGACTGGACGCTGTACGCCCTGACCCACGCGGGCGAGGTGGTGGCCCTGGCGGCCCTGGGGGCCAGCGGTCGGCCCGACACGGCCGGGATCCACCTGATCGGCGTCCTGCCCCACAGGCGCGGCCAGGGCTTCGGGGGGCGGCTGCACGCGCATCTGCTGCACCTCGCCGCGCAGACCTTCGGGACGCATGTGGGCGGTACGGAGGCCGGCAACCACGCCATGCGCCGCCTGTTCGACCGGCACGGCGCGCGGCTGGTGTCCACGCAGCTGGATTTCAGCGCCGCGCCCATCCCGGCGTCTCCTGCGCCTTGA
- a CDS encoding DinB family protein, with product MNRSAVLARTFQAHRSALLDLLETLPEEQGTFAAWDGGMSFIGLADHLSASADRFLNMVQGQAPGAMPEPSATLTEARGRLWDSQERALAAISALSDEDLSRRVPAFGGREMPVAALIDTIITHEAHHKGQVWLMARMIGVKPPMFIKMG from the coding sequence ATGAACCGCAGCGCCGTCCTTGCCCGCACCTTCCAGGCCCACCGTTCCGCCCTGCTCGACCTGCTCGAGACGCTGCCCGAGGAGCAGGGGACGTTCGCCGCGTGGGACGGCGGCATGAGCTTCATCGGGCTGGCCGATCACCTGTCCGCCAGCGCCGACCGCTTCCTGAACATGGTGCAGGGTCAGGCCCCCGGCGCGATGCCGGAACCCAGCGCCACGCTGACCGAGGCGCGCGGCCGCCTGTGGGACTCGCAGGAACGCGCCCTGGCGGCCATCAGCGCCCTGAGTGACGAGGACCTGTCGCGCCGCGTGCCTGCCTTCGGGGGGCGCGAGATGCCGGTCGCGGCGCTGATCGATACGATCATCACGCACGAGGCGCACCACAAGGGGCAGGTGTGGCTGATGGCCCGCATGATCGGCGTGAAACCTCCCATGTTCATCAAGATGGGCTGA
- a CDS encoding BsuPI-related putative proteinase inhibitor codes for MTLRTLLTAAVLTSSLAQAQTTIFNIPALPPRSSAPATPTAPAPTPAPAPTSPAAPGISTLPMKNPVLSAAHSANLNGPGSLRVGQATTWTFTLTNQGEQPINLQHGACDVRFEVLDAAGKIVRANPTDTVCTMQLVITDVAPGETMDVQAIRWDGRDSAGKALPAGEYTIRAVFSGAGVRIMAEEFPVTIKN; via the coding sequence ATGACCCTGCGTACCCTGCTGACCGCTGCCGTTCTGACGTCCTCGCTGGCCCAGGCGCAGACGACCATCTTCAACATCCCGGCCCTGCCTCCGCGCAGCAGCGCGCCCGCCACGCCCACGGCTCCCGCCCCCACCCCGGCGCCGGCGCCCACCAGCCCGGCCGCGCCCGGGATCAGCACGCTGCCCATGAAGAACCCTGTCCTGAGCGCCGCGCACAGCGCGAACCTGAACGGCCCCGGCAGCCTGCGCGTCGGTCAGGCCACCACCTGGACGTTCACGCTGACCAACCAGGGCGAGCAGCCCATCAACCTCCAGCACGGGGCGTGCGACGTGCGCTTCGAGGTGCTCGACGCCGCCGGGAAGATCGTGCGGGCCAACCCCACGGACACGGTATGCACCATGCAGCTGGTCATCACGGACGTCGCGCCGGGCGAGACGATGGACGTGCAGGCCATCCGCTGGGACGGCCGTGACAGCGCCGGGAAGGCCCTGCCCGCCGGGGAGTACACCATCCGCGCGGTGTTCAGCGGCGCCGGCGTGCGGATCATGGCCGAGGAGTTCCCGGTCACCATCAAGAACTGA
- a CDS encoding GNAT family N-acetyltransferase, whose translation MPDSPDLTLRERRPDDLPVLWRWTHAEPDPEWKRWDAPYFHTGQPEPLPFDTYREQTLARPASPDLRVIALDGMCIGQVSRAEEAPAGGGWWDLGILIFDPGHWGGGLGTRALDLWAAATLAETDAHVLTLTTWGGNERMIRAAACVGFHECARIPQARAWAGRRWDSVKLARLRG comes from the coding sequence ATGCCCGACTCTCCCGATCTGACCCTGCGCGAGCGCCGCCCGGACGACCTCCCGGTCCTCTGGCGCTGGACGCACGCCGAGCCGGACCCCGAGTGGAAACGCTGGGACGCCCCGTACTTCCACACTGGACAGCCGGAGCCGCTGCCCTTCGACACCTACCGCGAGCAGACCCTGGCGCGCCCCGCCAGTCCCGACCTGCGGGTGATCGCGCTGGACGGCATGTGCATCGGGCAGGTCAGCCGCGCCGAGGAAGCCCCGGCGGGCGGCGGCTGGTGGGACCTGGGCATCCTGATCTTCGACCCGGGGCACTGGGGCGGCGGGCTGGGCACGCGGGCGCTGGACCTCTGGGCGGCGGCGACCCTCGCCGAGACGGACGCGCATGTCCTGACCCTGACCACCTGGGGCGGCAATGAACGGATGATCCGCGCGGCGGCCTGCGTGGGCTTTCACGAGTGCGCCCGCATCCCGCAGGCACGGGCGTGGGCGGGGCGGCGCTGGGACAGCGTGAAACTCGCCCGGCTGCGCGGCTGA
- a CDS encoding toxic anion resistance protein → MSDGTPGPLTPPDSMLKAPEAVPSVQPVQAPEMVPLSPEDRARLEAMAQAFAQDVLSAGAHTPEFKRKLDAVHELGLPEQRAAAQSSNRMLDRPLRATRAGALAEGSDILRGLTDLRRTVEDLDPSRAPTPRRLFGKLPGGKKVQNHLDRYQSAQSHLNGILEALYRGQDELRRDNATIETEKVHLWDTMQKLRQYAHVGKAVDEALTRRLTELQATDPEKARMVSEELLFAVRQRVTDLLTQLAVSIQGYLALDLVRRNNMELIKGVDRATTTTVSALKTALMVSQALGTQQAVLGQVTALNDTTGRMIGSTAQLLKQQSTEIQRQAGSATVDPQIIQAAFRDVYGALDAISAYRTQALDRFRETMTVLDKEVAQAQTYLDRERQNAAREVAQGLNVTEKGDLKL, encoded by the coding sequence ATGAGTGATGGAACCCCCGGACCGCTGACGCCGCCCGACTCGATGCTGAAAGCGCCGGAGGCCGTCCCGAGCGTGCAGCCCGTGCAGGCGCCCGAGATGGTGCCCCTCTCGCCCGAGGACCGCGCGCGGCTGGAGGCGATGGCGCAGGCCTTCGCTCAGGACGTCCTGAGCGCGGGGGCGCACACCCCGGAGTTCAAACGCAAGCTGGACGCCGTGCATGAACTGGGCCTGCCCGAGCAGCGCGCCGCGGCGCAGAGCAGCAACCGCATGCTCGACCGCCCACTGCGGGCCACGCGGGCCGGGGCGCTCGCGGAGGGCAGCGATATCCTGCGCGGCCTGACCGACCTGCGCCGCACCGTCGAGGACCTCGACCCCAGCCGCGCCCCCACGCCCCGGCGCCTGTTCGGGAAGCTGCCGGGCGGGAAGAAGGTGCAGAACCACCTCGACCGCTACCAGAGCGCGCAGTCGCACCTGAACGGCATCCTGGAGGCGCTGTACCGCGGGCAGGACGAACTGCGGCGCGACAACGCCACCATCGAGACCGAGAAGGTCCACCTGTGGGACACCATGCAGAAACTGCGGCAGTACGCGCACGTCGGGAAGGCCGTGGACGAGGCCCTGACGCGCCGCCTGACGGAGTTGCAGGCCACCGACCCGGAGAAGGCCCGCATGGTCAGCGAGGAGCTGCTGTTCGCGGTGCGGCAGCGCGTCACGGACCTCCTGACGCAGCTGGCGGTGAGCATCCAGGGGTACCTCGCGCTGGACCTCGTGCGGCGCAACAACATGGAGCTCATCAAGGGTGTGGACCGCGCCACGACCACCACCGTCAGCGCCCTGAAGACCGCGCTGATGGTCTCGCAGGCGCTCGGGACGCAGCAGGCGGTGCTGGGGCAGGTCACGGCGCTGAACGACACGACCGGGCGCATGATCGGCTCGACCGCGCAGCTCCTGAAGCAGCAGAGCACCGAGATCCAGCGGCAGGCGGGCAGCGCCACCGTGGACCCGCAGATCATCCAGGCGGCGTTCCGGGACGTGTACGGCGCGCTGGACGCCATCAGCGCGTACCGCACGCAGGCCCTTGACCGCTTCCGCGAGACGATGACCGTGCTGGACAAGGAGGTCGCGCAGGCGCAGACGTACCTCGACCGCGAACGCCAGAACGCCGCGCGGGAAGTCGCGCAGGGCCTGAACGTCACCGAGAAAGGCGACCTGAAACTCTGA
- a CDS encoding uridine kinase encodes MLAWLAARWAALPADPVARVAVDGVDGAGKTTLADELAGRVRALGRPVIRVSTDGFHQPRAARYARGRTSPEGFYRDSYDLAALAREVLSPLSPGGTRRYRTSVFDVTRDEPVPGPALAAAPDSLLIVDGLFLHRPELRGWWHDSVFLRVPFAVSVPRGAARGPGFGSPDPAAASNRRYVAGNELYFHEADPEAQAGVVLDYTDLTAPRVVTAR; translated from the coding sequence GTGCTGGCGTGGCTCGCGGCCCGCTGGGCGGCCCTCCCGGCAGACCCGGTCGCGCGGGTGGCGGTGGACGGGGTGGACGGAGCGGGCAAGACCACCCTGGCCGACGAGCTCGCCGGGCGGGTGCGGGCGCTGGGGCGGCCGGTCATCCGCGTGAGCACCGACGGCTTTCACCAGCCCCGCGCCGCCCGGTATGCGCGGGGGCGCACGTCGCCGGAGGGCTTCTACCGCGACTCGTACGATCTGGCGGCGCTGGCGCGCGAGGTGCTCTCTCCGCTGTCGCCCGGCGGCACCCGGCGGTACCGCACGTCGGTGTTCGACGTCACCCGCGACGAACCCGTGCCCGGCCCTGCACTGGCGGCCGCGCCGGACAGCCTCCTGATCGTGGACGGGCTGTTCCTGCACCGCCCGGAACTGCGCGGCTGGTGGCACGACTCGGTGTTCCTGCGCGTGCCGTTCGCGGTCTCGGTGCCGCGTGGCGCCGCACGCGGGCCGGGCTTCGGCTCGCCCGACCCGGCGGCCGCCAGCAACCGCCGCTACGTGGCAGGCAACGAACTGTACTTCCACGAGGCGGACCCGGAAGCGCAGGCGGGCGTGGTGCTGGACTACACCGACCTGACGGCTCCCAGGGTAGTCACGGCCCGGTAA
- a CDS encoding DUF1540 domain-containing protein, giving the protein MNDESQSLVSRCDATTCRFNDNMNCTAGQIEVSMSGQTAQCLTFSPTEGMGDTQSVSADNH; this is encoded by the coding sequence ATGAACGACGAGAGCCAGAGTCTGGTCAGCCGCTGCGACGCCACCACCTGCCGCTTCAACGACAACATGAACTGCACGGCCGGGCAGATTGAGGTCAGCATGAGCGGCCAGACCGCCCAGTGCCTCACCTTCAGCCCGACCGAAGGCATGGGGGACACCCAGAGCGTCAGCGCCGACAACCACTGA